The following coding sequences lie in one Acidobacteriota bacterium genomic window:
- a CDS encoding ABC transporter permease: MIATFFRNLFRDLVRQPLRTALTLSGVVWGTFSVVLLLAFGDSVSKAQIKRFHGMGQGIVLVFPSRTTLPWQGFLRGKAVRITPEEVEAIPDKVPGIELISPEFVGSRLISYGRAEFRNTVRGVNPQFERMRNTIAEKGRFIDPEDMAARKRVCFIGDVLATDLFGTDEPVGKAVFIDGVPFTVIGVMRTKLQNSNYNGQRDERCAFIPWTTYASLYGTKFVSNIIFRPLELTRSKAVTEDVKVHLSKLIGFSPADPDALGIWDTLDFEKQFTTFFLAFTIFLGVIGSFTLLVGGVGVASIMRVVVDERTREIGVKLAVGARRRTILWQFFSESLALMAIGGLAGFGLAAGVLTAVKVFSQRASGDMTFATFIGIPVLNPLVVVSTVLILIAIGVISGIIPARTAASTDPIEALRK; the protein is encoded by the coding sequence GTGATCGCGACGTTCTTCCGCAACCTCTTCCGGGACCTGGTCCGCCAGCCCCTGCGGACCGCCCTGACCCTGTCGGGGGTCGTCTGGGGCACCTTTTCCGTCGTTCTGCTCCTGGCCTTCGGCGATTCCGTCTCCAAGGCCCAGATCAAGCGCTTCCACGGCATGGGCCAGGGCATCGTCCTCGTCTTTCCCTCGCGGACGACCCTGCCCTGGCAGGGCTTCCTCAGGGGCAAGGCCGTCCGCATCACCCCCGAGGAGGTCGAGGCCATCCCGGACAAGGTCCCCGGCATCGAGCTCATCAGCCCCGAGTTCGTCGGCAGCCGGCTCATCAGCTACGGGCGGGCCGAGTTCCGTAACACGGTCCGGGGCGTCAATCCCCAGTTCGAGCGCATGCGCAATACCATCGCCGAAAAGGGCCGCTTCATCGATCCCGAGGACATGGCCGCCCGGAAGCGGGTCTGCTTCATCGGCGACGTCCTGGCCACGGACCTCTTCGGGACCGATGAGCCCGTGGGCAAGGCCGTCTTCATCGACGGCGTCCCCTTCACCGTTATCGGCGTCATGCGGACGAAGCTCCAGAACTCCAACTACAACGGCCAGCGGGACGAGCGCTGCGCGTTCATCCCTTGGACGACCTACGCTTCGCTCTACGGCACGAAATTCGTCTCCAACATCATCTTCCGGCCGCTCGAACTGACCCGGAGCAAGGCGGTCACGGAGGATGTCAAGGTCCACCTGTCCAAGCTCATCGGCTTCTCGCCGGCCGACCCGGACGCCCTGGGCATCTGGGACACCCTGGACTTCGAGAAGCAGTTCACGACCTTTTTCCTGGCTTTCACCATCTTTCTCGGCGTCATCGGCTCGTTCACCCTTCTCGTCGGAGGGGTGGGCGTGGCCTCGATCATGCGCGTGGTCGTCGACGAGCGGACCCGCGAGATCGGGGTCAAGCTGGCCGTCGGGGCCCGCCGCCGGACCATCCTCTGGCAGTTCTTCAGCGAGTCGCTGGCCCTCATGGCCATCGGCGGTCTGGCCGGGTTCGGGCTCGCGGCCGGCGTCCTTACGGCGGTCAAGGTCTTTTCGCAGCGCGCCTCCGGGGACATGACCTTCGCCACCTTCATCGGCATCCCCGTTCTCAATCCGCTCGTCGTCGTTTCGACGGTCCTCATCCTGATCGCGATCGGCGTCATCTCCGGGATCATCCCGGCCCGGACCGCCGCCTCGACTGACCCCATTGAAGCCTTGAGGAAGTAG
- a CDS encoding ABC transporter permease translates to MNPTLPRFFWSEYRKRRKRAALITFALFWGTLSILLLMAFGQGMSTQSRVAFSGLGETLVMVYGGQTSVVFEGLPKGRTIRLYPEDIDYLRDRIPEIRRIVPESYNGWPVSAEGKEINRTVHGTTADFGVMRTQVPQMGGRFINADDDRQGRKVAFIGWKVASDLFGTKDAVGRTIVVNRVPFTVVGVLKKKIQDSMYNGPDADQVYLPFLAFRQIDNQRYLDQIHIQPCEASQAALIEDRVKALLGRKYRFDPADRYAASFWNTIENNKQGEAIFKGIEVFLGIMGALTLLIGAVGVTNLMYAAAKERTKEIGIKLAIGARRRTIVGQFLLETLFVFAKGTFWGFILAFDVVNLVRLAPINYDSFGIEAYLLRPEFSLRTFVIYMTVLGVLCFLSGIFPALRASRANPIESLRYE, encoded by the coding sequence ATGAACCCGACCCTGCCCCGCTTCTTCTGGAGCGAATACCGGAAGCGCCGCAAGCGGGCCGCCCTCATCACCTTCGCCCTGTTCTGGGGCACCCTCTCGATCCTCCTGCTCATGGCCTTCGGCCAGGGCATGAGCACCCAGTCCCGGGTCGCCTTCAGCGGGCTTGGCGAGACGCTGGTCATGGTCTACGGCGGGCAGACGTCGGTCGTCTTCGAGGGCCTGCCCAAGGGCCGCACGATCCGGCTCTATCCGGAGGACATCGACTACCTCCGGGACAGGATCCCCGAGATCCGGCGCATCGTCCCCGAATCGTACAACGGCTGGCCGGTCTCGGCGGAGGGCAAGGAGATCAACCGGACCGTCCACGGCACGACGGCCGATTTCGGGGTCATGCGGACCCAGGTGCCGCAGATGGGCGGCCGCTTCATCAACGCCGACGACGACCGGCAGGGCCGGAAGGTCGCCTTCATCGGCTGGAAGGTCGCCAGCGACCTGTTCGGGACGAAGGACGCCGTCGGCCGGACGATCGTCGTCAACCGCGTCCCGTTCACCGTGGTCGGGGTCCTGAAGAAGAAGATCCAGGACTCGATGTACAACGGGCCGGACGCCGACCAGGTTTACCTGCCTTTCCTGGCCTTCCGCCAGATCGACAACCAGCGCTATCTCGACCAGATCCACATACAGCCGTGCGAGGCCTCGCAGGCGGCCCTCATCGAAGACCGCGTCAAGGCCCTCCTGGGACGCAAGTACCGCTTCGACCCGGCCGACCGGTACGCCGCGAGCTTCTGGAACACCATCGAGAACAACAAGCAGGGCGAGGCCATCTTCAAGGGCATCGAGGTCTTCCTCGGGATCATGGGCGCCCTGACGCTGCTCATCGGCGCGGTCGGCGTGACCAATCTCATGTACGCGGCGGCCAAGGAGCGGACCAAGGAGATCGGGATCAAGCTGGCCATCGGGGCCCGGCGGCGGACGATCGTCGGGCAGTTCCTGCTGGAGACCCTGTTCGTCTTCGCCAAGGGCACGTTCTGGGGCTTCATCCTGGCCTTCGACGTCGTCAATCTCGTCCGCCTGGCACCGATCAACTACGACTCCTTCGGCATCGAGGCCTACCTGCTGCGTCCGGAGTTCTCGCTGCGGACCTTCGTCATCTATATGACCGTGCTGGGCGTCCTGTGCTTCCTGTCGGGCATCTTCCCGGCCCTCCGGGCGTCGCGGGCCAACCCGATCGAATCACTGCGCTATGAATAG
- a CDS encoding ABC transporter ATP-binding protein has product MIDLKGITKVYRTGSQSLEALRGVSLAIGRGEFVSIMGPSGSGKSTLMNIIGCLDTPSAGDYVLDGETVAGLTFDELAAVRNRKIGFVFQNFNLLPYATTWENVELPLLFDGKNARKRRERVAELLRAVGLYDWRDHRPTELSGGQQQRIALARALANDPPILLADEPTGNLDSKSGEEIMAILSGLWRSGRTIVMVTHNDHIAARSGRTIRLFDGQVVS; this is encoded by the coding sequence ATGATCGATCTCAAAGGCATCACCAAGGTCTACCGGACGGGCAGCCAGTCGCTGGAGGCGCTCCGGGGCGTCTCGCTCGCGATCGGCCGGGGGGAGTTCGTCTCCATCATGGGGCCGTCCGGGTCGGGCAAGTCGACGCTCATGAACATCATCGGCTGCCTGGACACCCCGAGCGCCGGCGACTACGTCCTCGACGGCGAGACGGTGGCCGGGCTGACGTTCGACGAGCTGGCCGCCGTGCGCAACCGCAAGATCGGCTTCGTTTTCCAGAACTTCAACCTGCTGCCCTACGCCACGACCTGGGAGAACGTCGAGCTGCCCCTGCTCTTCGACGGCAAGAACGCCAGGAAGAGGCGCGAGCGGGTGGCCGAGCTCCTCCGCGCGGTCGGCCTATACGACTGGCGCGACCATCGGCCGACGGAGCTCTCGGGCGGCCAGCAGCAGCGCATCGCCCTGGCCCGGGCCCTGGCCAACGATCCGCCCATCCTGCTCGCCGACGAGCCGACGGGCAACCTCGATTCGAAGAGCGGCGAGGAGATAATGGCCATCCTGAGCGGCCTCTGGCGCAGCGGCCGGACGATCGTCATGGTCACCCACAACGATCACATCGCGGCCCGGTCGGGACGGACGATCCGGCTCTTCGACGGCCAGGTCGTGTCCTGA
- a CDS encoding class I SAM-dependent methyltransferase → MKKAPLLVTLALAWSLGGMPSASAQELTWASFQGYDVPFVPTPPEVVDEMLRLAGVKAGDVLYDLGCGDGRIVIEAARRYGVRAVGIDIDPIRIRESNDNAAGAGLAAKVRFIQQNLFEADFRDATVVTMYLLTSVNLRLRPKLLAELKPGTRLVSHSFGMDEWRPDKTSVVATSFGDERGVYFWIVPANVSGRWEWDLGAGAGRRHCVLEASQQFQDVTISAREGTRLLAADDVRLAGDLIGFRLEAAAQGRAPFDVYEGRVAGDTITGTVRPAGADKSAAVPWIAKRDHRTIESIAK, encoded by the coding sequence ATGAAAAAAGCCCCGCTGCTCGTCACCCTGGCCCTGGCCTGGTCCCTGGGAGGGATGCCGTCCGCGTCTGCCCAGGAGCTGACCTGGGCGAGCTTCCAGGGCTACGACGTGCCGTTCGTGCCGACGCCGCCCGAGGTCGTGGACGAGATGCTCCGCCTGGCCGGCGTCAAGGCCGGCGACGTCCTCTACGACCTCGGCTGCGGCGACGGCCGGATCGTCATCGAGGCCGCCAGGCGCTACGGCGTCAGGGCGGTCGGCATCGACATCGATCCGATCCGCATCCGCGAGAGCAACGACAACGCCGCCGGGGCCGGGCTGGCCGCCAAGGTACGCTTCATCCAGCAGAACCTCTTCGAGGCGGATTTCCGTGACGCCACGGTCGTCACCATGTACCTGCTGACGTCGGTCAACCTGCGCCTGCGCCCCAAGCTCCTGGCCGAGCTCAAGCCGGGGACGCGGCTGGTCTCCCATAGCTTCGGCATGGACGAGTGGCGGCCGGACAAGACATCCGTCGTCGCGACCAGCTTCGGCGACGAGCGCGGCGTTTACTTCTGGATCGTGCCGGCCAACGTCAGCGGGCGCTGGGAATGGGACCTGGGCGCCGGCGCGGGCCGGAGACACTGCGTCCTCGAGGCCTCCCAGCAGTTCCAGGACGTGACCATCTCGGCCCGCGAAGGAACGCGGCTCCTGGCCGCGGACGACGTCCGGCTGGCCGGCGACCTGATCGGCTTCCGGCTCGAGGCGGCGGCGCAGGGCCGGGCGCCGTTCGATGTCTATGAGGGCCGGGTCGCCGGCGACACCATCACCGGCACGGTCCGGCCGGCCGGAGCGGACAAAAGCGCCGCCGTCCCCTGGATAGCGAAGCGGGACCACAGGACCATCGAGAGCATCGCCAAGTAG
- a CDS encoding PilZ domain-containing protein: MDNRKDKRFMERNTVFIKSTSEGAEAFSGRGINAHTHDLSLSGARICTPHYFPVGSVVRIVIDLERTHQSVKVDGEVKWTKKSEEDDDLFESGVEFLHSISQTLLSLIKHLYAEKNGGGIPTAISR, encoded by the coding sequence ATGGACAACCGTAAAGACAAGCGGTTCATGGAGCGCAACACCGTTTTCATCAAGTCGACCTCCGAAGGGGCCGAGGCTTTCAGCGGCCGCGGCATCAACGCCCACACCCACGACCTGTCCCTGTCCGGGGCCCGGATCTGCACGCCGCACTATTTCCCCGTCGGCAGCGTCGTCCGCATCGTCATCGACCTCGAGCGGACCCATCAGTCCGTCAAGGTGGACGGCGAGGTCAAGTGGACGAAGAAGAGCGAGGAGGACGACGATCTCTTCGAGAGCGGCGTCGAGTTCCTCCACAGCATCTCCCAGACGCTGCTCTCCCTGATCAAGCACCTCTATGCCGAGAAGAACGGCGGCGGCATCCCGACCGCCATTTCGCGCTGA
- a CDS encoding polyprenyl synthetase family protein has product MTFEAFFETAGRRLRADLSVFLAAKRAEAARLRPWGPDVLRRLERFTRKGKAIRGGLVALGCEMAGGRAAAPAAVRAGAAFELIQSGLLIHDDIMDRDPRRRGGPSVHEQYARLAPFPAGPEAAHFGTSLAICAGEIAIFLAFEAIAGLPGPAGRTAAVDRLFASEFGLVGLGQMLDIEAGASRRPVPRRRILEIYRVKTARYSFYLPLAAGWLLGGGRRAALPAFERLGQDLGLVFQIKDDELGLFGLPSATGKPVGSDIREGKKTLYATGLLERAAGPDAERLSRLFGCPAATDADIRFVQGLAERLGVRAEAGKAMDRFGRRVLVEIAALPVRPAHRDILRGLHAYIMSRRR; this is encoded by the coding sequence CCTTCGAGGCCTTTTTCGAGACCGCGGGCCGGCGCCTGAGAGCGGACCTGTCCGTTTTCCTGGCGGCCAAGCGCGCCGAAGCGGCCCGCCTCCGGCCGTGGGGGCCCGACGTCCTGCGGCGCCTGGAAAGGTTCACCCGCAAGGGCAAGGCGATCCGGGGCGGCCTGGTCGCGCTCGGCTGCGAGATGGCCGGGGGGCGGGCCGCCGCCCCCGCCGCCGTCCGGGCCGGCGCCGCCTTCGAGCTCATCCAGTCCGGTCTGCTCATCCACGACGACATCATGGACCGGGACCCCCGGCGCCGCGGCGGCCCCTCTGTCCACGAGCAATATGCCCGCCTGGCCCCGTTCCCCGCCGGGCCCGAGGCGGCTCACTTCGGGACGAGCCTGGCCATCTGCGCCGGCGAGATCGCCATCTTCCTGGCCTTCGAGGCCATCGCCGGGCTGCCGGGCCCGGCCGGGCGGACGGCGGCCGTCGACAGGCTTTTCGCCTCGGAATTCGGGCTGGTCGGGCTCGGCCAGATGCTCGACATCGAGGCCGGAGCGTCGCGGCGGCCCGTCCCCCGCCGCCGCATCCTCGAGATCTACAGGGTCAAGACCGCCCGTTACTCGTTCTACCTGCCCCTGGCCGCGGGCTGGCTCCTCGGCGGAGGGCGGCGCGCGGCCCTGCCAGCCTTCGAACGGCTCGGCCAGGACCTGGGGCTCGTCTTCCAGATCAAGGACGACGAGCTGGGCCTGTTCGGCCTTCCCTCGGCGACGGGAAAGCCGGTGGGCTCCGACATCCGCGAAGGGAAGAAGACACTCTATGCGACGGGCCTGCTCGAACGGGCCGCCGGGCCGGACGCGGAGCGGCTGTCCCGCCTTTTCGGCTGCCCCGCCGCGACCGACGCCGACATCCGCTTCGTCCAGGGCCTGGCCGAGCGGCTCGGCGTCCGCGCGGAGGCCGGGAAGGCCATGGACCGCTTCGGCCGCCGGGTCCTCGTCGAGATCGCGGCCCTGCCGGTCCGGCCGGCGCATCGGGACATCCTCCGCGGCCTCCATGCCTATATCATGAGCCGCCGGCGCTGA